A genomic segment from Bradyrhizobium diazoefficiens USDA 110 encodes:
- a CDS encoding TonB-dependent receptor, with protein MLRCHARRGVSVVAVQAALLASSSGAFAQSSSAVLPPVTVDAPAAVKPKPRKPAANTAAARNRSAKPAGERAAPAVASEQGAASARASLDPPAAVARYQLPQRSFSVTAKEVDETINLKDPEDAVKYMPSLFVRKRNDGDNQAVLATRSWGLNSSARTLVYYDDLLISALIGNNNTNSSPRWNLISPEAIGRVDYLNGPFAAAYPGNSIGGVLLITSKMPDKPFAVAKETVSVMPWNQYGTKDTYVTSQTSAAAGNRDGALSWLVSANYLDSFQQPLSYTTFGTTLGVGPAGTTGTIAAQNKAGGVANVVGTGALAHSQQTSGNLRLAYDITPLVQATYSFGIWNNHQTSDPQTYLRSTVTGLPTFGGVSSFANSKYTWDQIHVSNAVSLKSDTKGVFDFDLAASSYNYLQDIQVSPYTVSPSPGLGYSLNGKVTRMDGTNWQNADAKGIWRPLGYDGAHEVSFGIHGDRYRLENPVYASSVWYNTPSTGNGQLYSTGVGETRTGALWVQDAWKIIPTVKLTLGGRLESWQAVEGFNLNTMATSAGVITSVVPTWQPGLSSTNFSPKASLSFDPNKDWNITANFGEAYRYPTVTELYQNITVNGVTYLANPLLSPEQDFTGELNLERRWVDGRVRLTVFGERTNNALISQSTTVTDASGAQSVQTAISNVAAIRMQGVELSADKDNVLIAGLQVFGSVTYVDSRIISDPSWKGATTVVGKRVPYVPDWRAKFGVTYRPNENWAYTVAARYSGKQYSTLDNTDRISHVYGAFDNFFVVDLKMHYNATKNFAFDFGIDNLFNEQYFLFHPFPGRTFVLAGKYTF; from the coding sequence ATGTTACGTTGCCATGCCCGCCGTGGCGTGAGCGTCGTTGCCGTTCAGGCCGCGCTGCTTGCGTCGTCGAGCGGAGCCTTCGCCCAAAGCAGCAGCGCAGTGCTGCCGCCGGTGACCGTCGACGCGCCCGCTGCAGTGAAGCCCAAGCCACGCAAGCCGGCCGCTAATACGGCTGCCGCCAGGAACCGGTCGGCAAAGCCCGCCGGCGAGCGCGCGGCTCCTGCTGTTGCCAGCGAGCAGGGAGCGGCCAGCGCCCGAGCGTCGCTGGATCCGCCGGCCGCCGTGGCGCGCTATCAATTGCCGCAGCGCTCCTTCAGCGTCACGGCGAAGGAGGTCGATGAGACGATCAACCTCAAGGACCCCGAGGACGCCGTCAAATACATGCCGAGCCTGTTCGTGCGAAAGCGGAACGACGGCGACAATCAGGCGGTGCTCGCGACGCGAAGCTGGGGGCTGAACTCCAGTGCGCGCACGCTGGTCTACTACGATGACCTCCTCATCTCGGCGCTGATCGGCAACAACAACACGAACTCCTCGCCAAGATGGAACCTGATCTCGCCGGAAGCGATCGGGCGGGTCGATTACCTCAACGGTCCGTTCGCGGCCGCCTATCCCGGCAATTCGATTGGCGGCGTGCTGCTGATCACGTCAAAAATGCCGGACAAGCCGTTTGCGGTCGCCAAGGAAACGGTCTCGGTGATGCCGTGGAATCAGTACGGCACCAAGGACACCTACGTGACCAGTCAGACCAGTGCGGCCGCGGGTAATCGCGACGGCGCGCTGTCCTGGCTTGTCAGCGCCAATTACCTCGACAGTTTTCAGCAACCGTTGAGCTACACAACCTTCGGCACCACGCTTGGGGTGGGACCTGCCGGCACGACGGGAACGATCGCCGCCCAGAACAAGGCAGGTGGTGTCGCCAATGTCGTCGGCACCGGCGCGCTGGCGCATTCGCAGCAGACCTCGGGCAATCTGCGGCTCGCCTACGACATCACGCCGCTGGTGCAGGCGACGTACTCGTTCGGCATCTGGAACAATCACCAGACCTCCGATCCGCAGACCTATCTGAGGTCGACTGTGACGGGTCTGCCGACTTTCGGGGGCGTCAGCAGCTTTGCCAACAGCAAATACACCTGGGATCAGATCCATGTGAGCAATGCCGTCTCGCTCAAAAGCGATACCAAGGGTGTCTTCGACTTCGACCTCGCGGCCTCGAGCTACAACTATCTCCAGGACATCCAGGTCAGTCCCTATACGGTCTCGCCGTCGCCGGGCCTTGGCTATTCCCTGAACGGCAAGGTGACGCGGATGGATGGCACCAACTGGCAGAACGCCGACGCCAAGGGCATCTGGCGTCCGCTGGGCTATGACGGCGCGCACGAGGTCAGCTTTGGCATCCACGGCGACCGGTACCGGCTCGAAAACCCGGTCTATGCTTCGAGCGTCTGGTATAACACGCCATCGACGGGCAACGGCCAGCTCTATTCGACCGGCGTCGGCGAGACGCGCACTGGGGCTTTGTGGGTGCAGGACGCCTGGAAGATCATCCCGACTGTCAAGTTGACACTCGGCGGACGGCTGGAGAGCTGGCAGGCAGTTGAAGGCTTCAATCTCAACACCATGGCCACCAGCGCCGGTGTCATCACGTCCGTTGTGCCGACATGGCAACCGGGGCTGTCCTCGACCAACTTCTCGCCGAAGGCGTCGCTGTCGTTCGATCCGAACAAGGACTGGAATATCACGGCGAATTTCGGTGAGGCGTACCGCTATCCGACGGTCACCGAACTCTATCAGAACATCACCGTCAACGGCGTCACCTATCTTGCCAATCCGCTGCTGTCGCCGGAGCAGGATTTCACCGGCGAGCTCAATCTTGAGCGGCGCTGGGTGGATGGTCGGGTGCGGCTCACGGTATTCGGCGAGCGGACCAACAATGCACTGATCTCACAGTCGACCACGGTGACCGACGCAAGTGGGGCGCAGTCTGTGCAGACAGCGATCAGCAACGTCGCCGCGATCCGGATGCAGGGCGTAGAATTGTCTGCCGACAAGGATAACGTTCTCATCGCGGGCTTGCAGGTGTTTGGTAGCGTGACCTACGTCGACTCGCGGATCATCTCCGACCCGAGCTGGAAGGGCGCGACCACCGTCGTCGGCAAGCGCGTGCCTTACGTGCCCGACTGGCGCGCCAAGTTCGGTGTCACCTACAGGCCGAATGAGAATTGGGCCTATACGGTCGCGGCCCGCTACAGCGGCAAGCAGTACTCGACGCTGGACAACACCGATCGCATCTCCCACGTTTACGGCGCGTTCGATAACTTTTTCGTTGTGGACTTGAAGATGCACTATAACGCGACGAAGAATTTCGCGTTCGACTTCGGCATCGATAATCTCTTCAACGAGCAGTACTTCCTGTTCCATCCGTTCCCGGGGCGAACCTTCGTTCTCGCCGGCAAGTACACGTTCTGA
- a CDS encoding DUF2946 domain-containing protein, with translation MRARLQKFLPLVLLALAMQVLAPIAACWAAGQAVADPLSAAVICHSANEQGGLNDQTGTPTAHGAACALCCLAQANASLDSPPEVALAIPFRHAECVAWHVADASAVSVHKDGSAQARAPPRFS, from the coding sequence ATGCGCGCACGGCTGCAAAAATTCCTACCCCTGGTCCTGCTCGCCCTGGCGATGCAGGTGCTGGCGCCGATCGCCGCCTGCTGGGCGGCCGGCCAGGCCGTGGCCGATCCGCTGTCGGCCGCCGTCATCTGCCACAGTGCGAATGAACAGGGCGGCCTGAACGATCAGACGGGCACGCCAACCGCGCATGGCGCTGCGTGCGCGCTCTGCTGCCTGGCCCAGGCCAATGCGTCGCTCGATTCGCCGCCAGAGGTTGCGCTCGCCATTCCCTTCCGCCATGCCGAATGTGTGGCGTGGCACGTGGCGGACGCATCCGCTGTTTCCGTCCATAAGGACGGAAGTGCTCAGGCGCGCGCGCCTCCTCGATTTTCCTGA
- a CDS encoding globin — protein MTISPNPIEQSFERAASRCADLTPLVYRRLFDEHPETRAMFRSQGSELVKGSMLALTIEAILDFAGTRSGHFRLIACEVVSHDAYGTPRELFIAFFAVIRDTLRDLLGDAWSAEIAQAWDTLLTDIEAYVTVPA, from the coding sequence ATGACTATCTCCCCCAATCCGATCGAACAGAGCTTTGAACGCGCAGCCTCGCGCTGCGCGGATCTCACGCCGCTGGTCTACCGGCGTCTTTTCGACGAACACCCGGAAACGCGAGCGATGTTCCGCTCGCAAGGCAGCGAGCTCGTGAAGGGATCGATGCTTGCGCTGACGATCGAGGCGATCCTCGATTTCGCCGGGACGCGCAGCGGACATTTCCGGCTGATCGCCTGCGAAGTCGTCTCGCACGATGCCTATGGCACGCCGCGCGAGCTGTTCATCGCGTTCTTCGCGGTCATCAGGGATACCCTGCGCGACCTGCTCGGCGATGCATGGTCGGCCGAGATCGCGCAGGCCTGGGATACGTTGCTGACGGACATCGAGGCATACGTCACCGTTCCGGCCTGA
- a CDS encoding sugar ABC transporter substrate-binding protein, which yields MSGTKDFSTTRRDLLQAAATAGAATAILGSMGINPALAAEVGRSEKPLKAAFSNAGLQATWCAQGKQAAEFWGKLFNVEVTWFDGQLDAVKQRAAIDNMASQKWDFVAIQAFGIGTLTQPVQKMIDAGTPVIDMDTLIAPLDQINVHSFLAPDNEFMGASVTQALCNAMGGKGKIIMTQGALGHTGAQGRAKGFNNVVKQFPGIEVLDTQPADWDVSKTARLWETYLTKYPQIDAAFFHNDDMALAAANIMKARGRTNILIGGVDAMPPAIQAVSEGRMFATVRNPSCRIHGGAIIAGVSAVVGGEKSGQGIPKNVVTDGPVVTKANAAGMQWMQDHFLI from the coding sequence ATGTCCGGGACGAAAGATTTCTCGACGACGAGGCGCGATCTTCTTCAGGCGGCAGCGACCGCCGGCGCCGCAACTGCCATCCTCGGCAGCATGGGCATAAACCCCGCATTGGCGGCCGAAGTCGGACGATCGGAGAAGCCGCTGAAGGCGGCGTTCTCCAACGCCGGCCTCCAGGCCACCTGGTGTGCGCAGGGCAAGCAGGCCGCGGAATTCTGGGGCAAGCTGTTCAACGTCGAAGTCACCTGGTTCGACGGCCAGCTCGATGCGGTGAAGCAGCGCGCCGCGATCGACAACATGGCCTCGCAGAAATGGGATTTCGTCGCGATCCAGGCCTTCGGCATCGGCACCCTCACCCAGCCCGTGCAGAAGATGATCGACGCCGGCACGCCCGTGATCGACATGGACACGCTGATTGCTCCGCTCGACCAGATCAACGTCCACTCCTTCCTCGCTCCCGACAACGAGTTCATGGGCGCCTCGGTGACGCAGGCGCTGTGCAACGCCATGGGCGGCAAGGGCAAGATCATCATGACGCAGGGCGCGCTCGGCCATACCGGCGCGCAGGGCCGCGCCAAGGGCTTCAACAACGTCGTCAAGCAATTTCCCGGCATCGAGGTGCTCGACACCCAGCCGGCCGATTGGGACGTCTCGAAGACCGCGCGCCTCTGGGAAACCTATCTGACGAAATATCCGCAGATCGACGCGGCGTTCTTCCACAATGACGACATGGCGCTGGCGGCTGCCAACATCATGAAGGCGCGGGGCCGCACCAACATCCTGATCGGCGGCGTCGACGCGATGCCGCCGGCAATCCAGGCGGTGAGCGAGGGCCGCATGTTCGCGACCGTGCGCAATCCGTCCTGCCGCATCCATGGCGGTGCGATCATCGCGGGCGTTTCCGCCGTCGTCGGCGGCGAGAAGAGCGGACAGGGCATCCCGAAGAACGTCGTCACCGACGGCCCGGTCGTGACCAAGGCCAACGCCGCCGGGATGCAGTGGATGCAGGATCACTTCCTGATCTGA
- a CDS encoding sugar ABC transporter ATP-binding protein, producing the protein MREDRSPILELQGITKSFGGVEALRGVDFALHPGEIHGLVGENGAGKSTLMKIIAGVHTEFSGRFLLDGKETHFRSTRDAHAAGIAMVHQELSVAPDLTVAENVFLGNQPTNALGLVQWRRMAREAGEQLARFGIDVDPMSRLGDLPIGLQQLIEIARVLFSGARIVILDEPTSALSPPEVERLFATLRRLREEGTAIVFISHFIEDILLVSDTVTVFRNGRKIAETASAATSKGALIEAMIGRGGEALEHSYTDDLMLPQPSGSSVVLKVDQLSLARSLKDISFEARAGEVLGIYGFMGCGQQELSRILFGKLKPDGGTLAVEGKPKTFASTAAARRAGVALVPESRRDMLFHQEPVYKNISISILDRISSLLLKPAQERDIARRQVEQLQIRPPVVGLDLGMLSGGNQQKVALAKWLTYPPKLLVLCEPTRGMDVGAKNDVINIVRDLRARGLAIIVLSTEPETVLSLADRILVLKRGALVREFSNEPVSKDRLLEAA; encoded by the coding sequence ATGCGAGAGGATCGTTCGCCCATCCTGGAACTGCAAGGCATCACGAAGAGCTTCGGCGGCGTCGAGGCGCTTCGTGGTGTCGACTTCGCGCTTCATCCCGGCGAGATCCACGGTCTCGTCGGCGAGAACGGCGCCGGGAAAAGCACGCTGATGAAGATCATCGCCGGCGTGCACACCGAATTCTCCGGCCGTTTCCTGCTCGACGGGAAGGAGACCCATTTCCGCTCGACGCGCGACGCGCATGCGGCCGGCATCGCCATGGTGCACCAGGAGCTCTCTGTCGCGCCCGACCTCACGGTCGCGGAGAACGTCTTCCTCGGCAACCAACCGACCAACGCCCTCGGTCTGGTGCAGTGGCGGCGCATGGCGCGCGAGGCCGGCGAGCAGCTTGCCCGCTTCGGCATCGACGTCGATCCGATGAGCCGGCTCGGCGACCTCCCGATCGGGCTCCAGCAGCTGATCGAGATCGCCCGCGTGCTGTTCTCCGGCGCCCGCATCGTCATCCTGGACGAGCCGACCTCCGCCCTCTCCCCGCCCGAGGTCGAGCGGCTGTTCGCGACGCTCCGGCGCCTTCGCGAGGAAGGCACCGCAATCGTCTTCATCTCGCATTTCATCGAGGACATCTTGCTCGTGTCGGACACGGTGACCGTGTTCCGCAACGGACGGAAGATCGCGGAGACAGCGAGCGCGGCGACCAGCAAGGGCGCGCTGATCGAGGCCATGATCGGCCGCGGCGGCGAAGCGCTCGAGCATAGCTACACCGATGATCTGATGCTGCCGCAGCCGAGCGGCAGCTCGGTGGTGCTGAAGGTCGACCAGCTCTCGCTGGCGCGCAGCCTGAAGGACATCTCCTTCGAGGCGCGCGCCGGCGAGGTGCTCGGCATCTACGGCTTCATGGGTTGCGGACAGCAGGAGCTGTCGCGCATCCTGTTCGGCAAGCTGAAGCCGGACGGCGGCACGCTCGCCGTCGAGGGCAAACCCAAGACCTTCGCCAGCACGGCGGCTGCGCGCCGCGCGGGCGTCGCGCTGGTGCCGGAGAGCCGGCGCGACATGCTGTTTCACCAGGAGCCGGTCTACAAGAACATCTCGATCAGCATTCTGGATCGCATCTCGTCGCTGCTGCTCAAGCCGGCACAGGAGCGCGACATCGCCAGGCGCCAGGTCGAGCAATTGCAGATCAGGCCGCCGGTGGTCGGCCTCGATCTCGGCATGCTCTCCGGCGGCAACCAGCAGAAGGTCGCGCTGGCGAAATGGCTGACCTATCCGCCAAAGCTGCTGGTGCTGTGCGAGCCGACCCGCGGCATGGACGTCGGCGCCAAGAACGACGTCATCAACATCGTCCGTGACCTCCGCGCCAGGGGGCTCGCGATCATCGTGCTGTCGACCGAGCCGGAGACGGTGCTGTCGCTGGCCGACCGCATCCTCGTGCTCAAGCGCGGCGCACTGGTGCGGGAATTTTCGAACGAGCCGGTCAGCAAGGACCGCCTGCTGGAAGCGGCGTGA
- a CDS encoding ABC transporter permease, whose product MASSETAFAEAHRARGLAPFLRSQMRNIAPFLTLIFLSAFFAVASPSFATLDNLGNILTQVSVTGIIAVGLTFVILCAEIDLSIASIANVTGIAVAYFTLQESYVNIANIPLPGAVAIILSILLCALLGLVNALGLTVIGIPSFIMTLAMMQIAAGISALLVRGQIAYKVPGLITTLGSGSIGGIPWIVIVAAIMLLGGHLVLTYTRFGRYVYMVGGNREAAEYSGLNVKFILGAVMVISAVCSGIGGMLGVAHFGSAQQNEFDTYLLDSIAAVVVGGTSLFGGRGGIGNTIVGLFVLGVLNNGLDHVNIDSFLKILIRGLILLAALIINVYAQRLREKAAE is encoded by the coding sequence ATGGCGAGCAGTGAGACGGCCTTTGCTGAAGCTCATCGGGCGCGCGGTCTGGCGCCCTTCCTGCGCTCGCAGATGCGCAACATCGCGCCGTTCCTGACGCTGATCTTCCTGTCCGCCTTCTTCGCCGTCGCCAGCCCCTCCTTCGCCACGCTCGACAATCTCGGCAACATCCTGACGCAGGTGTCGGTAACAGGCATCATCGCCGTCGGCCTCACCTTCGTGATCCTCTGCGCCGAGATCGACCTGTCGATCGCCAGCATCGCCAATGTCACCGGCATCGCGGTTGCCTATTTCACGCTGCAGGAGTCCTACGTCAACATCGCCAACATCCCCCTGCCCGGCGCGGTTGCGATCATCCTGTCGATCCTGCTCTGCGCCCTGCTCGGCCTCGTCAATGCGCTGGGCCTGACCGTGATCGGCATCCCCTCCTTCATCATGACCTTGGCGATGATGCAGATCGCGGCCGGCATCTCGGCGCTGCTGGTGCGCGGCCAGATCGCCTACAAGGTGCCCGGCCTGATCACGACGCTCGGCTCCGGATCGATCGGCGGCATCCCCTGGATCGTCATCGTCGCGGCCATCATGCTGCTCGGCGGCCATCTGGTGCTGACCTACACGCGCTTCGGCCGCTACGTCTACATGGTCGGCGGCAACCGCGAGGCCGCCGAATATTCCGGCCTCAACGTCAAGTTCATCCTCGGCGCGGTGATGGTGATCTCGGCGGTGTGCTCCGGCATCGGCGGCATGCTGGGCGTCGCCCATTTCGGCAGCGCGCAGCAGAACGAGTTCGACACCTATTTGCTCGACTCCATCGCCGCCGTCGTGGTCGGCGGCACCAGCCTGTTCGGCGGCCGCGGCGGCATCGGCAACACCATCGTCGGGCTCTTCGTCCTGGGGGTCCTGAATAACGGCCTCGACCACGTCAACATCGACAGCTTTTTGAAGATCCTGATCCGTGGCCTGATCCTGCTGGCGGCCTTGATCATCAACGTCTACGCCCAGCGGTTGAGGGAGAAGGCGGCGGAGTAG
- a CDS encoding L-2-amino-thiazoline-4-carboxylic acid hydrolase — translation MAENIHPFYETHRGAMEAAMRNRLDLAEPMLRERAHLTDIGGIRREVMDEFEIVLTQMPYVGGAASRMSDFFMRLMGFMAISRVLRRHGVPLAVIGEIERETYKAQLLTDPETERLASGRQFMSPENQALLRAQAAGSVTESHQEEFPEDFVYDFVEPGPDDNFEFGINYKACGFCKFAARHGDKDILPNICGLDFDAYATRGIRLERTQTLAGGASHCNFRFSRLPSE, via the coding sequence ATGGCCGAGAACATCCATCCCTTCTACGAGACGCATCGGGGCGCAATGGAAGCCGCCATGCGTAATCGACTCGACCTTGCCGAGCCGATGTTGCGCGAGCGCGCGCATCTCACCGACATCGGCGGGATCAGACGGGAGGTGATGGACGAATTCGAGATCGTGCTCACCCAAATGCCCTATGTCGGGGGCGCGGCAAGCCGCATGAGCGATTTCTTCATGCGTCTCATGGGCTTCATGGCCATCAGCCGGGTGCTGCGGCGACACGGCGTGCCGCTGGCCGTGATCGGCGAGATCGAGCGGGAAACCTACAAGGCGCAATTGCTCACCGACCCCGAAACGGAACGTCTCGCCTCGGGCCGTCAGTTCATGTCGCCGGAGAACCAGGCTTTGCTGCGCGCGCAGGCTGCAGGAAGTGTTACTGAAAGCCATCAGGAAGAGTTTCCGGAGGATTTCGTTTACGATTTCGTCGAGCCGGGGCCGGATGACAATTTCGAGTTCGGCATCAACTACAAGGCTTGCGGCTTCTGCAAATTCGCGGCTCGCCATGGCGACAAGGACATCCTGCCGAACATCTGTGGACTTGATTTCGACGCCTATGCAACGCGAGGCATCCGCCTGGAGAGGACACAAACCTTGGCTGGCGGCGCGAGCCACTGCAATTTCCGATTCTCGCGGCTGCCGTCGGAGTAG
- a CDS encoding RidA family protein, with protein sequence MPSAQIVSHNPAAVHPPAGGYSMGLELTQHRRLLFISGQVPERSDGTVPEGFEAQCEQAWRNVIEVLAAAGLGVEHLVKVTTFLTERDQVVPNRAIRRTVLGEHRPALTVVIVETVDSKWLLEIEAIAAE encoded by the coding sequence ATGCCCTCAGCTCAAATCGTCAGCCACAATCCCGCAGCGGTCCACCCTCCCGCCGGCGGTTACAGCATGGGACTTGAACTGACGCAGCATCGCCGCCTCTTGTTCATCAGCGGCCAAGTGCCCGAGAGATCCGACGGCACCGTGCCCGAAGGTTTCGAGGCGCAATGCGAGCAGGCCTGGCGCAACGTCATCGAGGTGCTCGCCGCCGCGGGCCTTGGCGTCGAGCATCTGGTCAAGGTCACCACGTTCCTGACCGAACGGGATCAAGTCGTGCCCAACCGCGCCATTCGCCGCACGGTGCTCGGCGAACACCGGCCTGCGCTCACGGTCGTGATCGTCGAGACCGTTGACAGCAAATGGCTGCTGGAGATCGAGGCGATCGCTGCGGAATGA
- a CDS encoding LysR family transcriptional regulator: MTYALPPLNALRAFEAAARHLSFKLAAHELHVTPAAVGQQVKALEARLGVQLFERLHKQLILTAAGQAYLPGVSEGFRHIAEATSQLKPSGTVLLQLGVHGSFDLRRLDLAEFRSAHADIGLRVLQPAGLHELVEGKVDLLIARGLSRHPGYRCDRLNEGSGLGDWLIAPEGTADCPEIVSFREWLRALPAENPLANRRPRLVGISGS; this comes from the coding sequence ATGACCTACGCCCTTCCCCCGCTCAACGCGCTCCGCGCCTTCGAGGCCGCCGCACGGCATCTCAGCTTCAAGCTCGCCGCCCACGAGCTACACGTGACACCCGCCGCCGTGGGGCAGCAGGTGAAGGCGCTGGAGGCACGCCTCGGCGTGCAGCTGTTCGAGCGGCTGCACAAGCAGCTCATCCTCACGGCGGCCGGTCAGGCCTATCTGCCCGGGGTCTCCGAAGGCTTTCGCCACATTGCGGAGGCGACTTCGCAATTGAAACCGTCAGGTACTGTGCTGCTACAACTGGGAGTCCATGGCAGCTTCGACCTGCGCCGCCTCGATCTGGCGGAGTTTCGCAGCGCGCATGCGGACATCGGTTTGCGGGTGCTGCAGCCCGCCGGCCTGCACGAATTGGTCGAGGGCAAGGTGGACCTGCTGATTGCCCGCGGCCTCAGCCGCCATCCGGGCTATCGCTGCGACCGGCTCAACGAGGGGTCGGGCCTCGGCGATTGGCTGATCGCGCCTGAAGGCACCGCGGATTGTCCCGAGATCGTCAGTTTTCGCGAATGGCTGCGCGCCCTGCCGGCCGAGAACCCGCTCGCAAACCGCCGCCCTCGCCTGGTCGGCATCAGCGGGAGCTGA
- a CDS encoding DUF1254 domain-containing protein has protein sequence MFRGFLPLTLSLCLGAATAPAALAQSAPPITEQEAHAIAVDAYVYFYSIMSMDVSRKQFTNGTTDFRGPMNTFVNVPEYPPADFKGVVRSNFDTLYSASWLDMTKEPVVISAPDTDGRYYLLPMLDMWTDVFASPGWRTTGTKAGTFLVAPANWRPDLRDRFAEEFKLPKDTQRIDAPTPYVWLIGRTKTDGPPDYDAVHKIQAGYKVTLLSEYGKTPRPVEFKPDPSVDMKTPPKTQVDTMTAGVYFAYAAELLKLHPPHVTDEPILAQMKKIGIEPGKSFDIGKLDPAVQRALETAPQDAQKLMAWKVPTLARVANGWGMNTDTMGVYGNYYLKRAIVAQQGLGANVVEDAIYPLNLADDTGKPLDGANKYTVTFEKGATPPVNAFWSITLYDQDGFQVGNTLNRFAVSSWMPFKYNADGSLDLYFQNASPGKELEANWLPAPKAPFNLTMRLYAPKSEALTGKWNPPPVVKSQTTVGISAQ, from the coding sequence ATGTTTCGAGGATTCCTGCCACTGACATTGTCTCTCTGCCTTGGTGCGGCGACGGCACCCGCAGCACTGGCTCAATCGGCGCCGCCGATCACCGAACAGGAGGCGCACGCCATCGCGGTCGACGCCTATGTTTACTTCTACTCCATCATGTCGATGGATGTATCCCGCAAGCAATTCACCAACGGCACGACCGATTTCAGGGGACCGATGAACACGTTCGTCAACGTGCCCGAATACCCGCCGGCGGATTTCAAAGGCGTGGTGCGGTCCAACTTCGATACGCTGTATTCCGCCTCCTGGCTCGACATGACCAAGGAGCCGGTTGTCATCTCAGCACCGGATACCGATGGGCGCTACTATCTGCTGCCGATGCTCGACATGTGGACGGACGTCTTCGCATCGCCGGGCTGGCGCACGACGGGTACCAAGGCCGGGACGTTCCTGGTGGCGCCGGCGAACTGGCGGCCGGATCTGCGCGACAGATTCGCCGAGGAGTTCAAGCTTCCAAAAGACACCCAGCGCATCGACGCGCCAACGCCCTACGTCTGGCTGATCGGCCGGACCAAGACGGACGGGCCGCCGGATTATGATGCGGTCCACAAGATCCAGGCCGGCTACAAGGTCACCCTGCTTTCCGAGTATGGCAAAACGCCCAGGCCGGTCGAATTCAAGCCGGACCCAAGCGTCGACATGAAGACGCCGCCAAAGACGCAGGTCGATACCATGACGGCGGGGGTGTATTTCGCCTATGCCGCGGAATTGCTGAAGCTGCATCCGCCTCACGTCACCGACGAACCGATCCTCGCGCAGATGAAGAAAATCGGCATCGAGCCCGGCAAGAGCTTTGACATCGGCAAGCTCGACCCGGCCGTGCAAAGGGCGCTGGAGACCGCACCCCAGGACGCACAGAAGCTGATGGCCTGGAAGGTGCCGACGCTGGCGCGGGTTGCCAACGGCTGGGGGATGAACACCGACACGATGGGTGTTTACGGCAACTACTACCTGAAGCGGGCCATTGTCGCGCAGCAGGGGCTTGGCGCCAACGTGGTCGAGGATGCCATCTATCCGCTCAATCTCGCCGACGACACCGGTAAGCCGCTCGATGGCGCGAACAAATACACCGTCACCTTCGAGAAGGGCGCCACGCCGCCTGTCAACGCGTTCTGGTCGATCACGCTCTACGATCAGGACGGCTTCCAGGTCGGCAACACGCTGAACCGTTTTGCGGTCTCCAGCTGGATGCCGTTCAAGTACAATGCGGATGGATCGCTCGACCTCTATTTCCAGAACGCGAGCCCCGGCAAGGAGCTCGAAGCCAACTGGCTTCCTGCACCGAAGGCGCCGTTCAATCTGACCATGCGCCTGTACGCGCCGAAGTCGGAAGCGCTGACCGGCAAATGGAATCCGCCGCCGGTTGTGAAGTCGCAAACAACGGTGGGCATTTCTGCCCAATAA